GGTCGACCGGGTGCGTTCAGAGGGGATGGCTGCCCAGAACCGAACGTAGTGCCTGGGATCCGAGCCACAGGCCAAGTCCCACCATCAGGAGACCTGCCATTTGTTCCAGACGTTCTGGTTGCAGCACCGACGACAGCCAGCGGCCGACGAGCACGCCAACAAGACTGGAACAGATCAGTGCCAGAGCGGCACCACCGAAGACCAACCAAGGCTGACCGGATTCAGCGGAGAGCAACAGCGTTGCCAACTGCGTTTTGTCCCCAAGTTCCGCCAGGAACACAGTGGTGAAGGTACTGACCAAAACGGTTGTGAACCTTGGACGCTGAGAGCTTCCGGCGTCGGTCATCGCGATGGAGGCGTGGATCGAATCAGTCGTTCGAACTTACGCAGTTCCAGACTGCGTCCGCCATGAACCGATCGAATCTGCTGGCGGCAGCAGGCGATGGCGAAGGCGTCAGCGCGGTCTTGGGGAACCTCGAAAAGGCTGCAAAGGCTGGCGACACGACAGAAATCCGGGCGTTCTTCATAAATGCGACATCGCCTGGCGCCGCTGTCGAAGTGAATGCACCATCCGTCGGGCCCCACCATCGCTAGGTATTGGCTTTGTTGTTCAGGCGTCAGGGCTTCGATCGCTTCCTGACGTTCCTCTGGGGCCAGCTTGCAGCAGGCGCCGCATTGCTGGAGGCAGGCCCAGTGCAGGGAATGGCGGCTCATCGTGACGGTCCGTTGTGGGTTGCGTTGAGACCGAGCTGTGACAAGCCGTCACAGAGGCCAGCCCGGTTCGAATTGTTTCTGGCGGAAGGCTCGTAACCTGGTCTCGGCAAACTGTTGCTTACCAGCTCTCGTCCCATGGGAATCGATTTCCACCTGATCGCCAATTTCGGTGCACTGGCCTTGATCACCCTGGCAGGTCCGGCAGTGATCTTCATCCTCTTCTACCGCCGCGGCGCACTCTGACGATTGAGCTTGCTCAACCCGTGATACACCGGATCCCTGCACACCAGGCGACCGATGTACGCGGCGAGCACAGCCGCCAGCACCACGCCGGCGAACAACTGCTGATCACCGGCGAGACGCCAGGCAAAGATGATGGACACCAGGGGGAGCTGGGTCGCCCCTGAAAGCCCTGCCGCAAGACCCAATCCGATTCCCAGCTGACCGCTGTAACCAGCGATCGCACAGATGGTGTAACCGAGAACAGCTCCGAAGGTCAGCGATGGATCGATCAGGCCTCCAGGCACCCCAGGGCTGAGCGCCAGCATCGGACCGATCACGCGCACGGCCGTGATCCAAACACTGGCGAGGCCCGTGACCCAGTGACTTTCGTCTTGAACAGGATTGGGCATGCCTTGCTCGATCAGTTGGCGAACGAGAGATTCGCCATCGGATGTGGATGTCCCCCAGCTCATCAAAGCCAGCAGGCTCAGGCCACCACCGAGATAAAGGCCCGTCCGCAGAGGCCGTTGTCTCACCGATGCCGACAGCCTTTGCGTGAGCCAAACGAGTCCCTTGTTAAACAGACCGCCAACAAGACCGGCCACGAGTCCGACAGGAATCGCCATCATCAATTGTTCCAACTCCGGCGTCACGACGTTGAGAACGCCTAGGCCGAACATCGGTTGTCCGCCAATGTTCGACAAGCCTGCCGCCGCAACACTGATCACCAGAGCAGGCCAGATCGTCACGATGGCGTAATCGGCCGTGAGCTCCTCCAGCATGAAAACGGCTCCGAGCAATGGTGTGTTGAACCCTCCTGCCAGGCCGGCGCCTCCACCGATGGCCACCATCTGCCGTTCGCTCAGTGACGGCAGCCATCCCTTAAAACGCTGATGACAGGCTCTGGCCACTGCGGCACCGAACTGCACAACAGGTCCCTCCCTTCCCAGGGGAAACATGGCCACGGTGGCGATCGACCAGAGGAGGCCGCGTTGCACTGTGCCGGGAGCTGCCATGGCCCTTGGCAGCAGTGAAGGATCCTTTAATCCATTCATCGTGGAAGGAATTCCGGACCCTGCTCCCTCATGCCACGGACCTCGCTGCAGCAGCAGGAGAATCGGCATCACCACTAGCGGCGCCAGCGCCACAAGAACACCGGGCAGAGTCCACTCGTTGGCTGCATTCGTCGGCATCAGCGCGTACAGCTTTTCCTGAACGCGATCCACAAGGTTGAGCGGCAGGCAGGCGATGCCGATCAGCACGCCAACAACCACCAGGCTGATGAAATGACGCACCAAGCCCTGCAACTGGCTTTGGGAGGGCAGTGTCCCCGGAATCAGGGCGGTTTCCTGGCGACTGTCCGGACTCATGGGCAAAGGCCGAGACCCACGCAGGCCTCCTGTAGTAAGCCCGCAACGTAGGGGTGCCCGGCCCGACTGTCTTCACTCTCCAGCACACCCATGTCGTTGATCTTGCAGATCAAGGACTCACCGGCGGGATTCAGCACTTGGAGGGCTTTCGGTCCCAAGCGCTGCATCCTGTAAACCCCAGACCCGCGACTGAGTTCCATCACCGGATGGTGATCCCGCAGGGCCTGAATCTCCAGCTGAAACCGGGTCTCCCCACGCCAATGATTCTGGTTGAGCTTGTAGGCCAGATCAATCGTCTG
The sequence above is a segment of the Synechococcus sp. PROS-7-1 genome. Coding sequences within it:
- a CDS encoding chloride channel protein — protein: MSPDSRQETALIPGTLPSQSQLQGLVRHFISLVVVGVLIGIACLPLNLVDRVQEKLYALMPTNAANEWTLPGVLVALAPLVVMPILLLLQRGPWHEGAGSGIPSTMNGLKDPSLLPRAMAAPGTVQRGLLWSIATVAMFPLGREGPVVQFGAAVARACHQRFKGWLPSLSERQMVAIGGGAGLAGGFNTPLLGAVFMLEELTADYAIVTIWPALVISVAAAGLSNIGGQPMFGLGVLNVVTPELEQLMMAIPVGLVAGLVGGLFNKGLVWLTQRLSASVRQRPLRTGLYLGGGLSLLALMSWGTSTSDGESLVRQLIEQGMPNPVQDESHWVTGLASVWITAVRVIGPMLALSPGVPGGLIDPSLTFGAVLGYTICAIAGYSGQLGIGLGLAAGLSGATQLPLVSIIFAWRLAGDQQLFAGVVLAAVLAAYIGRLVCRDPVYHGLSKLNRQSAPRR
- a CDS encoding TMEM165/GDT1 family protein; the encoded protein is MTDAGSSQRPRFTTVLVSTFTTVFLAELGDKTQLATLLLSAESGQPWLVFGGAALALICSSLVGVLVGRWLSSVLQPERLEQMAGLLMVGLGLWLGSQALRSVLGSHPL
- a CDS encoding YkgJ family cysteine cluster protein; this encodes MSRHSLHWACLQQCGACCKLAPEERQEAIEALTPEQQSQYLAMVGPDGWCIHFDSGARRCRIYEERPDFCRVASLCSLFEVPQDRADAFAIACCRQQIRSVHGGRSLELRKFERLIRSTPPSR
- the psb30 gene encoding photosystem II reaction center protein Ycf12/Psb30, translating into MGIDFHLIANFGALALITLAGPAVIFILFYRRGAL